A single Xylella taiwanensis DNA region contains:
- a CDS encoding low molecular weight protein-tyrosine-phosphatase: MRLLVVCLGNICRSPMGEGALRWHITKVGKKDQIEVDSAGTGSWHVGHPPDARAIRCAHNHGIDISTLRARQIQRADFERFDWLLCADASNQHDLLHLAPHGLEHKVVLWLPWSGITHEHEIPDPYIGDAEDFEHAWKLIDAAAQASLVRLTRV; this comes from the coding sequence ATGAGACTGTTGGTCGTTTGCTTGGGTAACATCTGCCGCTCCCCAATGGGCGAGGGAGCATTACGCTGGCACATCACCAAAGTTGGCAAAAAGGACCAGATCGAAGTGGACTCGGCCGGCACCGGAAGCTGGCATGTTGGCCACCCCCCGGACGCGCGTGCCATCCGTTGCGCACACAACCATGGTATCGACATCTCCACGCTGCGCGCACGCCAGATACAACGTGCAGATTTCGAGCGCTTCGACTGGCTGCTCTGCGCCGACGCATCGAACCAACACGACCTACTCCACTTAGCCCCACACGGGTTAGAACATAAAGTCGTCCTGTGGCTGCCTTGGTCAGGAATCACACACGAACACGAGATACCGGATCCGTACATTGGCGACGCGGAGGACTTCGAGCATGCTTGGAAATTGATTGACGCAGCTGCACAGGCCAGCTTGGTGCGGCTCACGCGTGTTTGA
- the uvrC gene encoding excinuclease ABC subunit UvrC codes for MTENAPITFDGKRFAAQLSTAPGVYRMYAADDTLLYVGKAGALRKRVASYFNGIPKNTRLTAMLAQVVRMDVTITRNEAEALLLENQLIKSLAPRYNVLLRDDKSYPYVLLTREAWPRIALHRGPQMVPGRYFGPYPGVTAVREMLNLMHKLFKLRSCEDSVFRNRSRPCLQYQIGRCSAPCVGLVTNENYTEAVHRVTLFLEGKSDLLAEEMIQAMQVASEHLEFEHAARLRDLLTSLRSMQNRQYVDGRAADLDVLACSALSGQACVLLLSFRDGRNLGTRVFFPKTNGEERTAEILSAFVSQYYAEYPPPPEILLDREIPDHTLLEAALSSTVKRKISLRWNVRGERAGYVELAVRNAQVALSTELTSQSAQRARSEAVRQLLGMDAPIKRVECFDISHTMGEATVASCVVFDAVGPVRSQYRRYNIAGITPGDDYAAMRQAIERRFRHAVKEDEQRELPDVLLIDGGAGQLAQAKMVLTTLGVDSVLVVGVSKGEERRAGHEMLVMPDGYELRPGTASPALQFIQQVRDEAHRFAITGHRGRRQKTRMTSKLEEIPGIGSRRRANLLKHFGGLAGLKAAGQAEIARVEGISAALAARIYASLHGLSTCNMEYESRT; via the coding sequence ATGACTGAGAACGCACCAATTACATTCGATGGAAAAAGGTTCGCTGCGCAGCTGAGTACCGCACCTGGCGTCTACCGTATGTACGCTGCCGACGATACGCTGTTGTACGTTGGCAAAGCAGGTGCGCTGCGCAAGCGTGTTGCCAGCTATTTCAATGGCATCCCAAAGAATACACGGTTAACAGCCATGCTCGCCCAGGTTGTACGCATGGACGTGACCATCACGCGCAACGAGGCCGAAGCCCTGCTGCTGGAGAACCAGCTGATCAAGTCACTGGCCCCGCGCTACAACGTCTTACTGCGGGACGACAAGAGTTACCCATACGTACTGCTGACCCGTGAAGCATGGCCACGCATCGCACTGCACCGCGGCCCACAGATGGTACCGGGCCGCTACTTCGGTCCGTATCCAGGGGTGACTGCGGTACGCGAAATGCTGAATCTGATGCACAAGCTGTTCAAGCTACGCAGTTGTGAGGACAGCGTGTTCCGCAACCGTTCGCGACCATGCCTGCAATATCAAATCGGGCGTTGCAGTGCGCCGTGCGTCGGCTTGGTCACCAATGAAAACTACACTGAGGCAGTACACCGCGTCACGCTGTTTCTTGAAGGGAAAAGCGACCTGCTTGCCGAAGAGATGATACAGGCCATGCAAGTTGCCAGCGAACATCTGGAATTTGAGCATGCGGCACGCTTGCGCGACTTGCTCACCTCACTGCGCAGCATGCAAAATCGGCAATATGTCGACGGCCGCGCCGCAGATTTGGACGTGTTGGCATGCTCAGCTCTATCTGGTCAAGCGTGCGTATTGCTCCTCAGTTTCCGTGATGGCCGCAACCTGGGCACCCGTGTGTTCTTCCCCAAGACCAACGGTGAAGAACGCACGGCTGAGATACTCAGTGCATTCGTCTCTCAATACTACGCCGAGTACCCGCCTCCCCCGGAGATTCTGCTCGACCGGGAAATCCCCGATCACACACTGCTTGAGGCGGCATTAAGTAGTACCGTCAAACGTAAAATCAGCCTGCGCTGGAACGTCCGCGGTGAGCGTGCCGGTTATGTCGAATTAGCCGTACGCAACGCTCAAGTGGCCTTATCTACCGAACTCACCAGCCAAAGTGCCCAGCGAGCACGCAGTGAGGCAGTACGTCAACTGCTCGGTATGGACGCTCCAATCAAACGTGTGGAATGCTTCGACATCAGTCACACTATGGGCGAGGCCACCGTGGCCTCTTGTGTGGTGTTCGATGCTGTTGGTCCGGTACGTTCTCAGTACCGGCGTTACAACATCGCTGGCATTACCCCAGGTGACGACTATGCAGCGATGCGCCAGGCCATCGAGAGACGCTTCCGCCATGCGGTCAAAGAAGATGAACAAAGAGAGCTACCAGACGTGCTATTAATTGACGGCGGTGCTGGCCAGCTAGCACAAGCCAAGATGGTACTCACCACCCTTGGGGTGGACAGTGTGCTGGTGGTAGGCGTATCCAAGGGTGAAGAGCGCCGTGCCGGGCACGAGATGCTGGTCATGCCAGACGGATACGAGCTACGTCCAGGTACGGCTTCACCTGCCTTGCAGTTCATTCAGCAGGTTCGTGACGAAGCACACCGGTTTGCGATCACTGGACACCGTGGGCGTCGGCAGAAAACACGTATGACCAGTAAGTTGGAAGAGATTCCTGGAATCGGTTCGCGCCGTCGGGCCAATCTCCTCAAGCATTTTGGTGGATTGGCTGGACTCAAGGCTGCCGGGCAAGCCGAAATCGCACGGGTAGAAGGGATCAGTGCTGCGTTGGCAGCAAGGATTTACGCCAGCCTACACGGACTGTCGACATGCAATATGGAATATGAGTCGA
- the apbC gene encoding iron-sulfur cluster carrier protein ApbC, with product MSAVEQRLPLKLSSTFLRISRHAVQPGLSPHPCVRNVIAIGSGKGGVGKSTTAVNLAVALQRAGARVGVLDADIYGPSVPAMLGLSGRPDSPDNKSIEPLRAFGIEAMSIGLLIDIDTPMIWRGPMATSALTQLFNDTLWGDLDYLLIDLPPGTGDIQLTLSQKIPVAGAVIVTTPQDIATLDARKALKMFEKVNVPVLGIVENMAMHCCRQCGHVEHLFGEGGAQRMAAQYHVPLLGSLPLDIAIREHGDSGQPIAVAAPDGIAGQAYAAAAACLVEQLAKRPRAAIPIASTLG from the coding sequence ATGAGCGCAGTCGAACAGCGCCTCCCCCTCAAATTGAGCAGCACATTTCTCCGAATCAGCCGTCACGCCGTCCAACCTGGCCTGTCTCCGCATCCATGCGTGCGCAATGTTATTGCGATTGGTTCTGGCAAGGGTGGGGTGGGTAAGTCAACCACCGCGGTCAATCTGGCCGTTGCGTTGCAGCGGGCCGGTGCTCGGGTGGGGGTGCTGGATGCGGACATCTACGGACCCAGTGTACCGGCCATGCTTGGGTTAAGTGGGCGCCCTGATAGTCCTGACAATAAATCGATCGAGCCATTGCGTGCATTCGGAATCGAGGCAATGTCGATTGGGCTGTTGATTGACATTGACACACCGATGATCTGGCGTGGTCCAATGGCCACGTCTGCACTCACCCAACTGTTCAACGATACGTTGTGGGGTGATCTGGACTATCTGCTGATCGATCTGCCGCCAGGCACAGGCGATATTCAACTGACCTTATCGCAGAAAATCCCTGTTGCAGGTGCTGTCATTGTGACCACACCCCAGGACATTGCCACGCTTGATGCGCGTAAAGCTTTGAAAATGTTTGAGAAAGTCAATGTCCCGGTACTTGGTATCGTCGAGAATATGGCGATGCACTGTTGCCGGCAATGTGGACATGTGGAACATCTGTTTGGTGAAGGAGGGGCGCAGCGTATGGCAGCGCAATATCATGTGCCGCTGCTTGGATCATTGCCGCTGGACATTGCCATTCGCGAGCATGGCGATTCAGGTCAGCCGATTGCCGTTGCTGCACCTGACGGTATCGCTGGGCAAGCCTATGCTGCTGCCGCTGCCTGTCTGGTTGAACAATTGGCGAAACGCCCGCGTGCTGCGATTCCGATTGCTTCAACATTGGGTTGA
- the kdsB gene encoding 3-deoxy-manno-octulosonate cytidylyltransferase — protein sequence MSVEIVPFVVAVPARFGASRLPGKPLRLLGDQPLIYRVAERALDAGAREVWVATDDARIAEAVASLDGVHVAMTAKTHLSGTDRLAECARIAGWDPDVCVVNLQGDEPFAPAAGIRAVAALLQDTNATMATLATTIDKSEDLFDPNIVKLVCDVHGKALYFSRAPIPWHREDFATARKQLTLGPWLRHIGIYAYNAGFLQQFAAMPPSTLERIESLEQLRVLEAGHRIVVRMTPEHFPPGIDTPEDLARAEAALEHA from the coding sequence ATGAGTGTCGAAATCGTGCCCTTCGTGGTCGCTGTTCCTGCACGTTTTGGCGCATCGCGACTGCCCGGCAAACCGCTGCGTCTACTGGGCGACCAGCCGCTAATCTATAGGGTAGCCGAGCGGGCACTCGATGCCGGCGCACGGGAAGTATGGGTTGCAACCGATGACGCACGCATTGCTGAAGCAGTCGCTTCTCTTGATGGTGTGCACGTGGCGATGACCGCAAAAACTCACCTGTCTGGGACCGACCGCTTAGCCGAGTGCGCACGCATCGCCGGATGGGATCCTGATGTGTGCGTAGTCAACCTGCAGGGCGATGAGCCGTTCGCGCCAGCTGCGGGGATCCGTGCTGTGGCTGCATTACTACAGGACACCAATGCCACAATGGCCACGCTCGCAACGACAATCGACAAGAGCGAAGACCTATTCGACCCAAACATAGTCAAGCTGGTGTGTGACGTACATGGGAAAGCGTTGTACTTTAGCCGTGCACCGATCCCGTGGCATCGAGAGGACTTCGCCACAGCTCGCAAACAACTGACATTGGGTCCGTGGTTGCGTCACATCGGTATCTACGCTTACAACGCTGGCTTCCTGCAACAGTTCGCCGCAATGCCGCCGAGCACACTGGAGCGGATTGAATCCCTGGAACAACTACGTGTGCTGGAAGCGGGCCACCGGATCGTAGTCAGGATGACTCCGGAGCATTTCCCACCTGGTATCGATACCCCTGAAGACTTGGCGAGAGCCGAGGCGGCATTGGAGCATGCATGA